From a region of the bacterium genome:
- a CDS encoding DUF3147 family protein, producing the protein MSSAAFFFIKVAVSAFIIAGVSELAKRMPSLGGLIAAMPLTTLLVLIWLYAETGDYQLAYDFTRSVLFAIVPTIFFFITALYLFKKGVSFITILVVSFVIFLGAAAVHQWLLPDKLR; encoded by the coding sequence TTGTCTTCCGCAGCCTTCTTTTTTATAAAGGTCGCCGTTTCAGCTTTTATCATAGCGGGGGTGAGTGAACTCGCCAAAAGGATGCCGTCCCTGGGCGGGCTTATCGCTGCCATGCCCCTCACAACGCTGCTGGTGCTTATCTGGTTGTACGCCGAGACAGGCGATTACCAGTTGGCATACGATTTCACACGATCGGTCCTTTTCGCCATCGTTCCCACCATATTTTTCTTCATTACAGCCCTGTACCTGTTTAAAAAAGGAGTCTCTTTTATCACGATACTCGTCGTGAGCTTCGTCATTTTCCTGGGCGCTGCGGCGGTGCATCAGTGGCTATTGCCGGACAAACTTCGATAA